ttaattgataaacaaattataacgattcccatataccatgaaaaaagcttaaaatacattaataccaatgtagaatgtggttagaaattttaaaacaacactaaagattataggcttcagtctataaagtatttaccaaaaactcaatattttcgaagggttaacacatggattttgagaaaattttaaaaaatttgataatattattttaatgcatagttcatcctgcactaacatatgatgatgttcaaagagatttgaagcctttgttgtctccgtttttcaagaaagtagttatttcatcgatttagagagtattatgaagttttactaaataattgataaacaaaatataacgattaccatataccatgaaaaagcttaaatacattaataccaatgtagaatgtggttagaaatttaaaacaacactaaaaattataggcttcattatataaagaatttaccaaaaactcaatattttcgaaggggttaacacatggattttgagaaaatttcaaaaaatatgacaatattgttttaatacatagttgcatccttcactaacatatgatgatgctcaaagaggtttggagcctttgttgtctccgtttttcaagaaagtagttatttcatcgatttaggaggtattatgaagttttactaaattaattgataaacaaattataacgattcccatataccatgaaaaaagcttaaaatacattaataccaatgtagaatgtggttagaaagtttaaaacaacactaaagattataggcttcagtatataaagtatttaccaaaaactcaatattttcgaagggggttaacacatgaattttgagaaaatttcaaaaaaattgaaaatattattttaatgcatagttgcatcctgcactaatatatgatgatgttcaaagaggtttggagcctttgttgtctccgtttttcaagaaagtagttattttatagtagttatttcatcgatttaggaggtatgaagaatttttactaattaattgataaaaatttataatgattcccatataccatgaaaaaaaataatacattaatacagatgtataatgtggttaaaaattttaaaacaacactaaaattataggattcagtatataaagaatttaccaaaaactcaatattttcgaaggggttaacacatgaattttaaaaaaatttcaaaaaatatgaaaatattgttttaatgtatagtttcatccttcactaacatatgataatgttcgaagaggtttggagcctttgttgtcttcgtttttcaagaaagtagttatttcatcgatttagggtgtattatgaagttttacaaaattaattgataaacaaattataacgattcccatataccatgaaaaaagcttaaaatacattaataccaatgtagaatgtggttataaattttaaaacaacactaaagattataggcttcagcctctaaagtatttaccaaaaattcaatattttcgaaggggttaacacatggattttgataaaatttcaaaaaatttgacaatattgttttaatgcatagttgcatccttcaccaacatatgatgatgttcaaagaggttttgagcctttgttgtctccgtttttcaagaaagtagttatttcatcgatttagggagtattatgaagttttactaaattaattgataaacaaattataacgatttccatataccatgaaaaatacttaaaatacattaataccaatgtagaatgtggttagaaattttacaacaacactaaagattataggcttcagtatataaagaatttaccaaaaactcaacattttcgaaggggttgttaacacatggattttgagaaaatttcaaaaatatgacaatattattttaatgcatagttgcatcctgcactaacatatgatgatgttcaaagatgtttggagcctttgttgtctccgtttttcaagaaagtagttattttatagtagttatttcatcgatttaggaggtattaagaagttttactaattaattgataaaaatttataatgattcccatataccatgaaaaagagcgtaaaatacattaatacagatgtagaatgtggttagaaattttaaaacaacactaaaaattataggcttcagtatataaagaatttaccaaaaactcaatattttcgaaggggttaacacatggattttgagaaaatttcaaaaaatatgacaatattgttttaatgtatagttgcatccttcactaacatatgatgattttcaaagaggtttggagcctttgttgtctttgtttttcaagaaattagttatttcatcgatttagggagtattatgaagttttactaaattaattgataaacaaattataacgattcccatataccatgaaaaatacttaaaataaattaataccaatgtagaatgtggtttgaaattttaaaacaacactaaatattataggcttcagtatataaagtatttaccaaaaactcaatattttcgaaggggttaacacatggattttgagtaaatttcaaaaaaattgacaatattattttaatgcatagttgcatcatgcactaacatatgatgatgttcaaagaggtttggagcctttgttgtctccgtttttcaagaaagttgttatttcatcgatttagggagtattatgaagttttactaaattaattgataaacaaactataacgatttccatataccatgaaaaatacttaaaatacattaataccaatgtagaatgtggttagaaattttaaaacaacactaaagattataggcttcagtctataaagtatttaccaaaaactcaatattttcgaaggggttaacacatggattttgataaaatttcaaaaaatttgaaaatactgttttaatgcatagttgcatcctgcactaacatatgatgatgttcaaagagatttggagcctttgttgtctccgtttttcaagaaaatagttttttttttgtcaccaaCTAACATTCATTCATAACTCTAGTTTGGTGGGGGCATTAAAGCCACAACCACCTCTTGTTCATACAATCTTAAGGCATTTTTGGCCAGTAAATCAGCCTCCTCATTCCTCTCTCTCGAGATCCAACCAAATACAACATCATCAAAAGCACTAGCAATAATGTGGATATCTTCCACAATTCCATACAGCTCCAAGGGGGGGTTATCACCATTGATAGCCGAAATCAGCTGGCTCGAATCCGATTCAAACAATGCTTCCTTCACTCCATGGGAGCTGCAAGTAGCTACCGATTCCTTCAGCTCTAAGCCTTCTGCAACTAGGGCTGAGGGAGTAAAACCAATCCCTTTCTTTAGCATGGTCCTCTGTTCTCGCGATGTTACCGTCCACCCTAGCCCTGCATTTTTTGTGGTCTCTGACCATGCAGCGTCCGACCGAGCTATCGTACCAAGCGCACGAGACGTCTGCTCCGGGATCTTTTGGCTACATTTAGCTTTCTTTTCCTGCGCTGAGGCCCACTCTTTTGCTGCCACTATTGCCTGCGATAGTATGTCTGCCGGAGTCCCAGCAAAGGTCTCAAAGACATACCTGCTCCGTGCTTTCCACAAACCCCATATAATCCAAGGAACAATCGGAGAGGAAGATAAACCTGTTGGGGGGAGGCACTTCTGCGCCTGGAACTCGGTCCAGTCAGCTCTCAAATCTGTCAATCCGCTAATTCCAAACCGTCCGTCGAGAGGAGCGAGATCCCACACTTCCCGAGCAAACGGACAATGGAAAATAAGATGATTGATAGATTCTGAGTTCCCGCACCGCTTACAGGCGGGGTTGATGTTTATATGTCTGGCCAGCAGTCTCTCTCCTACCGGGAGGATCCCCCTCAGACACTTCCACATAAACATCTTCACCTTCGGGGCCACTGCCAAATTCCAAACCGTCTTCTTCCAATCAAACTCCGGGGTAGGCTCTCCTTCTAGAATCTCATCTGTTACTTCTGCCATGGCGGTATAATATCCTGACTTGACCGAGTACTCCCCTGTTCTTGTTCCTAACCATTTTAACGCATCAGGTGCTCCTTTAGTACTAGGTTGAAGGTTGAGAATCCTTTCTTCTTCAAACGGTAGGATAGTCTGGATCAGACCTCTGTTCCACTCGCCGGTCTCCTCTAGGATGAGATCTTTGACCGTTAACTCAGCTGATTCTCTAGTTGCTGGGCCCATTGGTCGGCACGGAGAATCAAGCGTTAACCATGCATCATTCCAGACCTTGATTGAATCCCCATTCCCTACTATCCATCCCAGATTTTTAGCCAATAAGTCCCTCCCCACCAGAATGCTTTGCCAACCATGAGGGGCTGCACTCGGCGCGGAACATGTGAGGAGGTTCCCATCGGGACAGTACTTGCTTAAGAGTATTCTCCCTAGGAGGCAGTCTGGGTTTTCCTTCAGTCGCCAGCTTATCTTGGCCAGGTAAGCATCGTTAAATGCCTGTATATCCCTGATGCCCAAACCGCCATTGCTCTTTGAAAGTGTCATTTTGTTCAAGCGATCCaagccatcttcttcttccccgaCTTATCGTCCCACCAGAACCGGGTGAGCGCTGATTGGATACGGTTACATAAGGATACTGGGAGTTTAAAATAGGTCATGGAGAAGGATGGTATAGGTGAAAGGACACTTTGAAGCATCACCATCTTTCCTGCTGCGGATAGGATAGATATCTGTTCGACCAACTACTTGCTTTTTGTTTAATCCGCTCCACGATAGACGAGAACaagtctttcttctttcttccgaAGTGCTCCGGCAGACCAAGATACTTCCCAACTCCGCCTTCCTTTTGGATTTGCAGTTCATTGTGCACCATTCTTTTCAATGTAGCCGGGGCTTTGCGTGAGAACGTGACCGAAGACTTTGCCAGGTTAATCGACTGGCCCGATGCTTTCCCGTAGCTATGCAAGATCTCTTTTAGTGCCAGCGTCGATTCCTTGTTTGCCTTGAGGAAGAACATAGTGTCATCCGCAAACAACAGGTGGTTAATCCGGGGACTCCCCCTTGCCACCTTAATGCCCTCAATACGGCCTTCCGCTTGTGCTTTTACAAAGACCGAGAGAGAGTACCTCACTACAAAGAATGAATATGTAGGGAGAGAGGGGGTCGCCTTGGCGAATCCCTCGGCTCGGTTTAACCTTTCCTCTAGGCGAACCGTTAATGAGGAAGGAGTATTTAACTGTCGAGATACACTGCATGATTAGACCAATCCACTGGTGGTGAAATCCGAGTCTCTCTAGCACCGCCGTGATGAAGTCCCATTCTAGTCGATCGTACGCTTTACTCATGTCTGTTTTTACTGCCATCGCCACTCTTTTCTCTGCTTTAGACGTCTTCAAGGTGTGTAACACCTCATGAGTAATTAGGACGTTGTCTCCTATCAGTCTCCCTGGGACGAAAGCTGATTGGTTCTCCGATATAATCTTCCCCAACAGCGGCTGCAGCCTTCTTTGGAGTAtcttttcaagaaagtagttatttcatcgatttagggagtattatgaagttttactaaattaattgataaacaaattataacgattcccatataccatgaaaaaagattataggcttcagtctataaagtatttaccaaaaactcaatattttaaaagggtaaacacatggattttgagaaaatttcaaaaaatttgacaatattattttaatgcatagttgcatcctgcactaacatatgatgatgttcaaagaggtttggagcctttgttgtctccctttttcaagaaagtagttattttatattagttatcttatattagttattttatattagttatttcatcgatttaggaggtattaagaagttttactaattaattgataaaaaattataatgattcccatataccatgaaaaagagcgtaaaatacattaatacagatgtagaatatggttagaaattttaaaacaacactaaaaattataggcttcagtatataaagaatttaccaaaaactcaatatttcgaaggggttaacacatggatttgagaaaatttcaaaaaaatatgacaatattgttttaatgtatagttgtatccttcactaacatatgatgatgttcaaagaggtttggagcctttgttgtctctgtttttcaagaaagtagttatttcatcgatttagggagtattatgaagttttactaaattaattgataaacaaattataacgattcccatataccatgaaaaaagcttaaaatacattaataccaatgtagaatgtggttagaaattttaaaacaacactaaatattataggcttcagtatataaagaagatttaccaaaaactcaatattttcgaaggggtaacacatggattttgagaaaatttaaaaaatttgacaatatttttttaatgcatagttgcatcctgcactaacatatgatgatgttcaaagaggtttggagcctttgttgtctccgtttttcaagaaagtagttatttcatcgatttagagagtattatgaagttttactaaattaattgataaacaaattataacgatttccatataccatgaaaaatacttaaaatacattaataccaatttagaatgtggttagaaactttagaacaacactaaagattataggcttcagtatataaagtatttaccaaaaactcaatattttcgaaggggttaacacatggattttgagaaaatttcaaaaaattgacatattattttaatgcatagttgcatcctgcactaacatatgatgatgttcaaagaggtttcgagccattgttgtctccgtttttcaagaaagtagttatttatagtagttatttatCGTTTAGGAGGTATTAAGAAgtattactaattaattgataacaaATTAATATGATTcctatataccatgaaaaagagcataaaatacattaatacagatgtagaatatggttagaaattttaaaacaacactaaatattataggcttcagtatataaagaatttgccaaaaactcaatattttcgaaggggttaacacatggat
This window of the Brassica napus cultivar Da-Ae unplaced genomic scaffold, Da-Ae ScsIHWf_2649;HRSCAF=3402, whole genome shotgun sequence genome carries:
- the LOC125601745 gene encoding uncharacterized protein LOC125601745, which codes for MTLSKSNGGLGIRDIQAFNDAYLAKISWRLKENPDCLLGRILLSKYCPDGNLLTCSAPSAAPHGWQSILVGRDLLAKNLGWIVGNGDSIKVWNDAWLTLDSPCRPMGPATRESAELTVKDLILEETGEWNRGLIQTILPFEEERILNLQPSTKGAPDALKWLGTRTGEYSVKSGYYTAMAEVTDEILEGEPTPEFDWKKTVWNLAVAPKVKMFMWKCLRGILPVGERLLARHININPACKRCGNSESINHLIFHCPFAREVWDLAPLDGRFGISGLTDLRADWTEFQAQKCLPPTGLSSSPIVPWIIWGLWKARSRYVFETFAGTPADILSQAIVAAKEWASAQEKKAKCSQKIPEQTSRALGTIARSDAAWSETTKNAGLGWTVTSREQRTMLKKGIGFTPSALVAEGLELKESVATCSSHGVKEALFESDSSQLISAINGDNPPLELYGIVEDIHIIASAFDDVVFGWISRERNEEADLLAKNALRLYEQEVVVALMPPPN